A single region of the Mycobacterium lentiflavum genome encodes:
- the glnA gene encoding type I glutamate--ammonia ligase has protein sequence MSDKTPDDIFKLAKDQNVEYVDVRFCDLPGTMQHFTIPIYAFDENVFEEGLAFDGSSIRGFQSIHESDMLLLPDPETATIDPFRARKTLNVNFFVHDPITFEVYSRDPRNVARKAENYLISSGIADIAYFGPEAEFYIFDSVSFDSRTNGSFYKVDATSGWWNTGEANESDGTPNLGYKVRPKGGYFPVAPVDHYVDLRDEMLTHLTNAGFALEKGHHEVGSGGQAEINYKFNTLLHAADDHQMFKYIVKQTAWQAGKTVTFMPKPLFGDNGSGMHCHQSLWRDGIPLMYDDTGYAGLSDTARHYIGGLLYHAPSLLAFTNPTVNSYKRLVPGYEAPINLVYSQRNRSACVRIPITGTNPKTKRLEFRCPDSSGNPYLSFAAQLMAGLDGIKHKIEPPPPVDKDLYELPPDEAAEIPQAPTQLAAVIDRLEEDSEYLTEGGVFTPDLIETWINYKRDYELAPFNLRPTPYEFELYYDV, from the coding sequence TTGTCCGACAAGACGCCCGACGACATCTTCAAACTCGCCAAGGACCAGAACGTCGAGTACGTCGACGTACGCTTCTGCGATCTGCCAGGAACCATGCAGCACTTCACGATTCCGATCTACGCCTTCGACGAGAACGTGTTTGAGGAGGGCTTGGCCTTCGACGGTTCCTCGATTCGCGGGTTCCAGTCGATCCACGAGTCCGACATGTTGTTGCTTCCCGATCCGGAAACCGCGACCATCGACCCGTTTCGTGCGCGCAAGACGCTCAACGTCAACTTCTTCGTGCACGACCCAATCACCTTCGAGGTGTATTCGCGTGACCCGCGCAATGTCGCACGCAAGGCGGAGAATTACTTGATCAGCTCCGGCATTGCGGACATCGCGTATTTCGGCCCGGAAGCCGAGTTCTACATCTTCGACTCGGTGAGCTTCGACTCGCGCACCAACGGTTCGTTTTACAAGGTGGACGCGACATCTGGGTGGTGGAACACCGGAGAGGCGAACGAGTCCGACGGCACCCCCAACCTCGGCTATAAGGTCCGCCCCAAGGGCGGGTACTTCCCGGTGGCCCCCGTCGACCACTACGTCGACCTACGCGATGAGATGCTCACGCATCTGACCAACGCCGGCTTTGCTCTGGAGAAGGGCCACCACGAAGTGGGCAGCGGTGGTCAGGCTGAGATCAATTACAAGTTCAACACCCTGCTGCACGCGGCTGACGACCACCAGATGTTCAAGTACATCGTCAAGCAAACGGCTTGGCAGGCAGGTAAAACCGTGACGTTCATGCCCAAGCCGCTGTTCGGTGACAACGGCTCCGGCATGCACTGCCACCAATCGTTGTGGCGGGACGGCATTCCGCTGATGTACGACGACACGGGCTACGCGGGCCTGTCGGACACCGCGCGTCACTACATCGGCGGATTGCTCTACCACGCGCCGTCGCTGCTGGCGTTCACCAACCCGACGGTGAACTCCTACAAGCGTCTGGTGCCCGGCTACGAGGCCCCGATCAACCTGGTCTACAGCCAGCGCAATCGGTCGGCCTGCGTACGTATCCCCATTACCGGCACCAACCCCAAGACCAAACGGCTGGAGTTCCGCTGCCCCGACTCGTCGGGAAACCCGTATCTGTCGTTCGCTGCCCAACTGATGGCGGGCCTGGACGGGATCAAACACAAGATCGAGCCCCCACCGCCGGTCGACAAGGACCTCTACGAGCTGCCGCCCGACGAGGCCGCGGAGATTCCGCAGGCTCCCACCCAGCTGGCGGCGGTGATCGACCGGCTGGAGGAGGACAGTGAATACCTCACCGAAGGAGGCGTTTTCACACCCGACCTGATCGAGACGTGGATCAACTACAAGCGCGACTACGAACTTGCGCCCTTCAACCTCCGGCCGACCCCCTACGAGTTCGAGCTCTACTACGACGTCTGA
- a CDS encoding ABC transporter ATP-binding protein/permease has protein sequence MTCSVVPTFAVRIPPVTRVGGLDVRDVSLMLERNIVALDRVSFTARPGTLTAVIGPSGAGKSTLARVITGAARPNNGAVSLDGRDLHAAGASLRHRIGMVPQDDVVHGRLTVSQALEFAAELRMPAGVAACDRRRMIASVLEELELTAHVATRIENLSGGQRKRVSIALELLTHPSLLVLDEPTTGLDPALDRAVMTMLRRLADAGRVIVVVTHSLTFLDVCDQVLLLAPGGKTAFCGHPNEIGSAIGTNDWADIFNIVCADPDGVRRRFMEGIGSRGEMTALQLIYAPPAERVEAARAGLWRQLSTLVRRQVRLLVANRGYFAFIAVLPFIVGLLPLTVAGHAGLGHADGAVPLEAKHVIALTSFAAILMGITLTARDLVGERPIFRREHGAGLSSTAYLLAKIMVFGGVATMQSAILVLIVTAPGIGKPGPSGASALGSPMLELFVGVAATCVAAMVAGLAISAFARTSDQVIVLLAMTLMAQLVLAGGFIPVTGRPLFETLAWFTPGRWGFAAAASTADLTHLVVGIADDSHWHRAASTWLFDMTMLAVLAAAFAGFAWWRMRREERA, from the coding sequence ATGACCTGTTCTGTGGTGCCCACATTCGCCGTCCGCATCCCACCGGTCACCCGGGTCGGCGGCCTCGACGTACGCGACGTGAGCCTCATGCTCGAGCGCAATATCGTTGCGCTGGACAGAGTTTCGTTCACAGCACGGCCAGGTACGTTGACGGCGGTGATCGGCCCTTCGGGTGCGGGCAAGTCCACGCTCGCCAGAGTGATCACCGGAGCCGCACGTCCGAACAACGGCGCGGTGTCGTTGGACGGTCGTGACCTCCACGCAGCAGGCGCGTCGTTGCGCCACCGGATCGGGATGGTGCCACAAGACGACGTCGTGCACGGTCGGCTGACCGTCAGCCAGGCGCTGGAGTTCGCGGCGGAACTGCGGATGCCCGCCGGCGTGGCCGCCTGCGATCGCCGCCGAATGATCGCGTCGGTACTCGAGGAACTCGAGCTGACAGCTCACGTCGCGACCCGCATCGAAAACCTGTCGGGCGGGCAGCGCAAACGCGTCTCAATTGCCTTGGAGCTGTTGACACATCCCTCGCTCCTAGTGCTCGACGAACCCACCACAGGGCTGGATCCGGCGCTGGACCGCGCTGTCATGACGATGCTGCGCCGGCTCGCCGACGCGGGTCGCGTGATCGTGGTGGTGACGCATTCGTTGACGTTCCTCGATGTGTGCGACCAGGTTCTGCTGCTGGCGCCCGGCGGCAAGACCGCGTTCTGCGGTCACCCGAACGAGATCGGATCTGCGATCGGAACCAACGACTGGGCCGACATCTTCAACATCGTATGCGCCGATCCCGACGGCGTTCGACGCCGCTTCATGGAAGGCATCGGGTCGCGGGGGGAAATGACTGCGCTACAGCTCATTTACGCGCCGCCCGCAGAGCGGGTTGAAGCCGCGCGTGCTGGCCTGTGGCGTCAGTTATCAACGCTCGTGCGCCGGCAGGTCCGGCTCCTTGTCGCCAACCGCGGCTACTTCGCCTTCATCGCCGTACTACCGTTCATCGTCGGGCTGCTGCCACTGACCGTCGCCGGTCACGCCGGACTCGGCCACGCAGACGGCGCTGTGCCGCTGGAGGCCAAGCATGTCATTGCCTTGACGAGCTTCGCGGCAATCCTGATGGGCATCACGCTCACCGCGCGCGACCTCGTCGGTGAACGTCCGATCTTCCGTCGCGAACACGGCGCCGGATTATCATCCACCGCATACCTTTTGGCGAAGATCATGGTGTTCGGCGGGGTTGCGACGATGCAGTCGGCGATCCTGGTTCTGATTGTCACCGCACCAGGGATCGGCAAGCCAGGGCCGTCAGGTGCGTCAGCATTGGGCAGCCCGATGCTGGAGCTGTTCGTTGGCGTCGCCGCAACGTGCGTGGCGGCGATGGTCGCGGGACTTGCGATTTCGGCGTTCGCGCGTACCAGCGATCAGGTCATCGTGCTGTTGGCGATGACGCTGATGGCCCAACTGGTGCTCGCCGGCGGGTTCATACCGGTGACCGGCCGGCCGCTATTCGAGACCCTCGCCTGGTTCACGCCCGGGCGATGGGGCTTCGCGGCCGCCGCATCGACGGCGGACCTGACTCACCTGGTCGTCGGAATAGCCGACGATTCCCACTGGCACCGCGCCGCGTCGACATGGCTTTTCGACATGACCATGTTGGCAGTGCTGGCCGCGGCCTTCGCCGGCTTCGCGTGGTGGCGGATGCGACGCGAAGAGCGTGCCTGA
- a CDS encoding phosphatidate cytidylyltransferase: MAIIENYLSFVRRDRRMPLDVDLGPLHIHLYSRAVFLLWVTVAILALAGIVVLISRKRELIQKWRTWALIAPAVGVPVWIGHGTTAALAAALAVVAVTEYARLVRLRRLDTYLLVALAVLYPIAAWWRPALLQLAPVVVLLCAVPSVLGGDVDHGAKRTAFAGFGSVWICWSLSHLVMVWPDAYLLCFAVAATDVAAWCGGKGLRRMAWARRPLSPLSPNKTVGGMVGAIIGAFVVLSLLGTISIGLLVAVSLGGLFGDLLESMLKRQAQVKDAGCWLPGFGGLLDRIDSLLLVLPLAYLLG; the protein is encoded by the coding sequence ATGGCGATCATCGAGAATTACCTGTCCTTCGTCCGCCGGGATCGGCGGATGCCGCTGGACGTAGACCTGGGTCCGCTGCACATCCACCTCTACTCCCGGGCCGTGTTTCTCCTGTGGGTCACGGTGGCGATACTGGCCCTGGCCGGCATCGTCGTCCTGATCTCCCGCAAGCGGGAGCTGATCCAGAAGTGGCGCACCTGGGCGCTGATCGCGCCCGCGGTCGGCGTCCCGGTGTGGATCGGCCACGGCACCACCGCCGCGTTGGCCGCGGCCCTGGCAGTGGTCGCGGTGACCGAATACGCGCGATTGGTAAGGCTGCGGCGACTGGATACCTACCTGCTCGTGGCGTTGGCGGTGCTGTACCCGATCGCGGCCTGGTGGCGCCCGGCGCTGTTGCAGCTCGCGCCGGTCGTCGTGTTGCTATGCGCGGTCCCGTCGGTGCTCGGCGGCGACGTCGATCACGGCGCTAAGCGCACGGCTTTCGCCGGTTTCGGATCGGTGTGGATCTGCTGGTCGTTGTCACACCTCGTGATGGTGTGGCCGGACGCGTATCTACTGTGCTTCGCCGTCGCGGCCACGGACGTCGCCGCCTGGTGTGGCGGAAAGGGGTTGCGCCGCATGGCTTGGGCGCGTCGTCCGTTGTCCCCACTAAGCCCCAACAAGACGGTTGGCGGGATGGTCGGAGCGATCATCGGGGCGTTCGTCGTGCTCTCGCTGCTAGGCACGATTTCGATCGGGCTGCTTGTCGCCGTATCCCTCGGTGGCCTTTTCGGCGACCTGCTGGAGTCGATGCTTAAGCGGCAGGCCCAGGTGAAGGATGCCGGCTGCTGGCTGCCCGGCTTCGGCGGCCTGCTCGATCGGATCGACTCGTTGCTGCTGGTACTCCCGCTGGCCTACCTACTCGGATAA
- a CDS encoding lysophospholipid acyltransferase family protein: MTGNPMPSVLRHWLWRVVCTASGGLTVSGRWNTTGGCVVVANHSSHADTAVLLAALPPTTRPVFGAAADYWFDVPVRRFVATSLAGILPVRRSGDGTYAALLAAAGPALKAGRTVVIYPEGTRSTDGTVGEFRSGAIRLARDCDVPIVPIAITGTADVLPKDGRYSPAPMHVHVGAPLDPHTTSAPQLRAHVLALHEGAVPDRYALAS, encoded by the coding sequence ATGACCGGGAACCCGATGCCGAGCGTGCTGCGGCACTGGCTCTGGCGCGTCGTGTGCACCGCCTCGGGTGGACTGACAGTGAGCGGGCGCTGGAACACCACGGGTGGTTGCGTGGTCGTGGCAAACCACAGCTCGCATGCCGACACCGCGGTGCTGCTGGCGGCGCTTCCGCCGACGACCCGGCCGGTGTTCGGCGCGGCGGCCGACTACTGGTTCGACGTGCCCGTGCGGCGCTTCGTCGCGACATCACTCGCGGGGATCCTGCCGGTCCGGCGGTCTGGTGACGGCACCTATGCCGCGCTGCTCGCTGCGGCCGGCCCCGCGCTCAAGGCCGGACGCACCGTCGTCATCTACCCTGAGGGAACCCGCTCGACCGACGGCACCGTCGGCGAGTTCCGTTCCGGCGCAATACGATTGGCACGCGACTGCGATGTGCCTATCGTTCCCATCGCGATCACGGGGACCGCCGACGTGCTGCCCAAGGACGGCCGCTACTCCCCCGCCCCGATGCACGTCCATGTGGGTGCGCCGCTGGACCCGCACACCACGTCGGCCCCGCAACTGCGGGCGCACGTGCTGGCCTTGCACGAGGGCGCCGTTCCCGACCGCTACGCCCTCGCGTCCTGA
- a CDS encoding CDP-alcohol phosphatidyltransferase family protein: protein MSGLYALKPWFTKRLTPIVDAAVARRVSPDVFTAAGVTAAAAAGVSVAFGCWPLAALCMVLRLAGANLDGAVARARGVSRPWGFVINELGDRTADLLAFAGLTVWAARQHGPGLHWLSWVVFQVLVAALAATLPTFASLAAAAAGATRRNGGPLGKTERCLFVVLATAFPAIMPVLLAQLVNGSLITTVLRLRAAHRELKAQRGSESHPSDQLSQRVVLVEHFDAVTQPINTITQPLNLITQPLTGVAA, encoded by the coding sequence ATGTCTGGCCTCTACGCGCTCAAGCCATGGTTCACCAAGCGGTTGACACCCATCGTCGACGCCGCTGTGGCGCGGCGGGTCTCCCCGGACGTGTTCACCGCCGCCGGCGTCACCGCCGCTGCGGCAGCCGGCGTATCGGTCGCGTTCGGATGCTGGCCCCTCGCGGCGCTGTGCATGGTGCTGCGGCTGGCCGGAGCCAACCTCGACGGCGCCGTGGCCCGCGCCCGTGGCGTGAGCCGGCCGTGGGGATTCGTCATCAACGAGCTCGGCGACCGCACGGCAGATCTGCTCGCCTTCGCCGGCCTGACGGTATGGGCGGCACGTCAGCACGGCCCCGGACTGCACTGGCTGTCCTGGGTGGTGTTTCAGGTGCTTGTCGCCGCGCTTGCCGCGACGCTGCCGACATTCGCCTCGCTGGCCGCTGCGGCTGCGGGAGCAACTCGCCGCAACGGCGGCCCGCTGGGCAAAACGGAACGCTGCCTTTTCGTCGTGCTGGCCACGGCATTTCCGGCCATCATGCCTGTACTACTGGCGCAGCTCGTGAACGGTTCGCTCATCACCACGGTGCTGCGGCTTCGCGCGGCGCATCGCGAGCTAAAAGCCCAGCGGGGCAGCGAATCCCACCCGAGCGACCAGCTGTCCCAGCGTGTCGTTTTGGTCGAGCACTTCGACGCTGTCACGCAACCGATCAACACCATCACCCAGCCGCTGAACCTCATCACGCAACCCCTCACCGGAGTGGCGGCATGA
- a CDS encoding DUF732 domain-containing protein, whose amino-acid sequence MRGVIFFASFAAVIAVAAPAQADPGPDTDFLTELKNAGITYQTPSVAIGVGKGECKLMDEGMPEAEVIKDLEESNPAFKGDSPVQFTTIAVKAYCPQHAGELTTQPPASS is encoded by the coding sequence ATGCGAGGGGTTATCTTTTTTGCCAGTTTTGCTGCCGTCATCGCCGTTGCTGCACCGGCACAGGCCGATCCGGGGCCGGATACGGACTTTTTGACCGAGCTGAAGAACGCCGGCATCACCTACCAGACGCCGAGCGTCGCCATCGGGGTTGGCAAGGGCGAATGCAAATTAATGGATGAAGGCATGCCCGAGGCCGAGGTCATCAAGGACCTGGAGGAGAGCAATCCCGCATTCAAGGGGGACAGCCCCGTCCAGTTCACCACGATCGCGGTGAAGGCCTACTGCCCCCAACACGCAGGGGAACTGACTACCCAGCCGCCGGCGTCATCGTAA
- a CDS encoding cytochrome P450 has translation MRTSIWIRWMARYGAPRAFLAVQARRGQPLARFLLGRARGDEMYRLVEDIRQQGRLVRRPFVWVSADHEICRTVLRDDRFGVTNIVNAPLPQPFPALLERTDPGLPNPVERPAMVMSNPPEHTRYRRLFAQSFTPRAIDRLGTRVEEITAELLDALERNPRPDLVADFATELPVAVITEILGLPADARPQVREWGYGLAPLLDFGTSWTTFRHAVERLQEVDSYAAQFIQRARDGDSRDDPFGRVAAGGELTHREFAANAALLVGAGFETTVNLIGNGIVLLLQHPHQLALLRDDPGLWPAAIEEILRFESPVQMLVRSARRDAEIAGTHIRAGSMFVLLMGGANRDPRVFSQPDQFDITRPNARDHVAFGSGIHGCLGAALARIEGVIALRTLFERFPSLSLREQPEPLELVTLHGFRRLPVALRGDAQAIDLR, from the coding sequence ATCCGGACGAGCATCTGGATTCGCTGGATGGCGAGGTACGGTGCGCCGCGCGCGTTCTTGGCGGTGCAGGCCCGCCGCGGACAACCCTTGGCTCGGTTTCTGCTGGGCCGCGCCCGTGGAGACGAGATGTATCGCCTGGTCGAGGACATCAGGCAACAGGGCCGTCTGGTGCGCCGGCCCTTCGTGTGGGTGAGCGCCGACCACGAAATCTGCCGGACGGTGTTGCGCGATGACCGCTTCGGGGTCACAAACATCGTGAATGCGCCTCTGCCACAACCATTTCCGGCACTGCTGGAGCGCACTGATCCGGGGCTGCCCAATCCGGTGGAGCGCCCCGCGATGGTGATGTCCAATCCGCCGGAACACACTCGCTATCGGCGCTTGTTCGCGCAGAGCTTCACACCACGAGCCATCGACCGACTCGGCACGCGAGTCGAAGAGATCACGGCGGAACTGCTGGACGCGTTGGAGCGCAACCCGCGGCCCGACCTGGTGGCCGACTTCGCGACGGAACTGCCGGTCGCCGTGATCACCGAGATCCTGGGGTTACCAGCCGATGCGCGCCCGCAGGTGCGCGAATGGGGCTACGGCTTGGCCCCGCTTTTGGATTTCGGCACCAGCTGGACGACGTTTCGGCACGCCGTAGAGCGTCTGCAGGAGGTCGACAGCTACGCCGCCCAATTCATCCAGCGGGCACGTGACGGTGACTCGCGCGACGACCCGTTCGGCCGCGTGGCCGCCGGCGGCGAACTGACCCACCGTGAATTCGCCGCCAACGCCGCGCTTCTGGTCGGAGCCGGGTTCGAGACGACGGTGAACCTGATCGGCAACGGAATCGTCCTGTTGCTTCAGCATCCGCACCAGCTGGCCCTGTTGCGCGACGACCCGGGGCTCTGGCCGGCGGCGATCGAAGAGATCCTGCGATTCGAAAGCCCGGTCCAGATGCTGGTGCGCAGTGCACGCCGCGACGCTGAGATCGCCGGGACGCACATCCGCGCCGGCTCGATGTTCGTGTTGCTGATGGGCGGCGCCAACCGCGACCCACGGGTTTTCAGCCAGCCCGATCAGTTCGACATCACCAGACCCAATGCGCGAGACCACGTGGCATTCGGCTCAGGAATTCACGGCTGCCTCGGCGCGGCCTTGGCACGGATCGAGGGCGTGATCGCCCTGCGCACCCTATTCGAGCGATTCCCCAGCCTGAGCCTGCGCGAGCAGCCCGAACCACTCGAGCTGGTCACCTTGCACGGCTTCAGACGCCTACCCGTCGCTTTGCGGGGAGACGCGCAGGCCATCGATTTACGATGA
- a CDS encoding DUF732 domain-containing protein, translating into MSEPGPATDKTAELNGGETVAAPTAAEPEASTSANSAGLAWSRDDDDADAPSDAANPRQSWSATWRIAAAVLAAGLVVAGAIVLGRALLTSHPTAAAPAPTAAPTSKAAPAPGTAPTAAPSSIVSTPGQDNKYVQDLNDQGISFANPDAAIYNGKMVCENIRLGMTVQQIIADFRSSNPALGSHAEAYVTTSVHAYCPQNSSLVGSGP; encoded by the coding sequence ATGTCCGAGCCGGGACCAGCTACCGACAAGACTGCCGAGCTCAACGGTGGCGAGACGGTTGCGGCGCCTACTGCCGCGGAACCCGAGGCGTCCACTTCGGCGAACTCGGCCGGGCTGGCGTGGTCTCGCGACGATGACGACGCCGATGCCCCTAGCGACGCGGCGAATCCGCGTCAATCATGGAGTGCTACCTGGCGTATCGCCGCCGCCGTGCTCGCGGCCGGGCTGGTGGTCGCCGGTGCGATCGTCCTTGGGCGTGCGCTGCTGACCTCGCATCCCACGGCCGCAGCGCCCGCACCGACCGCCGCCCCGACATCCAAAGCGGCCCCGGCTCCGGGAACGGCGCCGACCGCCGCGCCGTCGTCGATTGTCTCGACACCCGGTCAGGACAATAAGTACGTTCAGGACCTCAACGACCAGGGAATCTCCTTCGCCAATCCGGATGCCGCCATCTACAACGGCAAGATGGTGTGCGAGAACATCCGGCTGGGCATGACGGTGCAGCAGATCATCGCGGACTTCCGGTCGAGCAACCCCGCGCTCGGTAGCCATGCCGAAGCGTATGTGACCACCTCGGTCCACGCCTACTGCCCGCAGAACAGCAGCTTGGTGGGCAGCGGACCCTAA
- a CDS encoding RND family transporter, with translation MSDPRVAGERRTPFVARTIHVLSVPIVLAWLALTVIVTMAVPSLEKVEQQRAVSLSPRDAPSIQAMQRLGQDFKESNSDALAMIVLESQQPLRDDAHHYYNQLLKQLESEPEHIQHIQDLWGNPVTASGAQSEDGKAAYVQLKLAGNQGTSLANESADAVRDLVNRVPPPPGVKVYVTGPAPLISDLNHSGQKTILKVTLVSLAVIFLMLLMVYRSLTTVILLLLMVGIELQVARQIVAFFGNIGAISLSTFAVNLLITLALAAGTDYGIFFVGRYQEARQAGDDVEAAFYTTYRSTAKVVLASGLTIAGSVFCLSFTRMPYFQTIGIPCAIGMLVAVAIALTLVPAVLAIGGRFGLLEPHRRISDRRWRRIGTAVVRWPGPIFAAACAVTLVGLLALPGYTTNYHDRVYLPEDLPTNQGYAAANRHFPLGRMLPEFVLIEADHDMRNPSDFLILERLAKGVLAVPGVSRVQSVTRPSGTAMAHTTIPFRFGVMNASQLVNMEYQKARMNDMLTQADELNKTIGITTTLYHLILQLNAVTHDLAGKTHDVQTITGELRDQISNFEDFLRPIRSYFYWEKHCYDIPVCFAIRSLFDSFDGIDEINDKLGELVVNIDKIDVLMPKLAAELPIQIETMRSMRTMMLTMHSTMSGVIGQADSQGNISTEMGEAFDAAKNDDTFYLPPEVFGNPTFQRVMGLFMSPDGKAARMTISDRGDPATPEGIARVQAIKTAAEEALKSTPLENTSIYVGGVSATYKDLHDGSRYDLMIAGIASLCLIFAIMLMITRSFVAAMVIVGTVVTSLGASIGLSVLLWQHIIGLGLEWLVLPMSVIILLAVGSDYNLLLVSRMKEEVGAGINTGIIRAMGGTGKVVTAAGLVFAVTMASMVVSDLTVIGQIGTTIGLGLLFDTLIVRAFMTPSIAALLRRWFWWPLKVRPRPASYLLRSEGPRPMVRALLGTRAPD, from the coding sequence ATGAGCGATCCACGCGTGGCCGGCGAACGCCGCACGCCCTTCGTCGCACGGACGATCCATGTGTTGTCTGTGCCCATCGTCTTGGCGTGGCTGGCCCTGACCGTCATCGTGACGATGGCCGTCCCCTCGCTCGAGAAGGTGGAGCAACAGCGGGCGGTGTCGCTGAGCCCCAGAGATGCGCCGTCAATCCAGGCCATGCAGCGCCTGGGCCAGGACTTCAAGGAGTCCAATTCCGACGCCTTGGCGATGATCGTCCTGGAGAGTCAGCAGCCACTGCGCGACGATGCTCACCATTACTACAACCAGTTGCTCAAGCAATTGGAAAGCGAACCGGAGCATATTCAGCATATTCAGGACCTGTGGGGAAATCCGGTCACGGCCAGCGGTGCGCAAAGTGAGGACGGTAAGGCCGCGTACGTACAGCTCAAGCTGGCCGGTAACCAGGGCACCAGCCTGGCGAACGAATCAGCGGACGCCGTCCGCGACCTCGTCAACCGGGTTCCTCCACCGCCCGGGGTCAAGGTTTACGTCACCGGCCCGGCACCGCTCATTTCGGACCTGAATCACAGTGGTCAGAAGACAATCCTCAAGGTCACCCTGGTGAGCCTGGCGGTGATCTTCCTGATGCTGCTGATGGTCTATCGGTCGCTCACCACCGTCATTCTGCTGTTGCTGATGGTCGGAATAGAACTGCAGGTGGCGCGCCAAATCGTCGCATTTTTTGGCAATATCGGCGCCATCAGCCTTTCCACTTTCGCCGTCAATCTGCTGATCACTCTCGCACTGGCCGCCGGAACCGACTACGGCATATTCTTCGTCGGCCGGTATCAAGAGGCCCGCCAGGCCGGTGACGATGTGGAAGCGGCCTTCTACACGACCTACCGCAGCACGGCGAAGGTTGTCTTGGCTTCCGGTTTGACGATCGCCGGCTCGGTTTTCTGCCTCAGCTTCACCCGAATGCCGTACTTCCAAACGATCGGTATTCCCTGCGCGATAGGCATGCTCGTTGCGGTGGCGATCGCGCTCACGCTGGTTCCGGCGGTTCTCGCGATCGGTGGCCGATTCGGCCTGTTGGAGCCGCACCGAAGGATCTCTGACCGACGCTGGCGACGGATCGGCACGGCGGTCGTCCGCTGGCCGGGGCCCATTTTCGCCGCGGCGTGCGCGGTCACTCTCGTCGGATTGCTCGCCCTGCCCGGGTACACGACCAACTACCACGACCGGGTGTATCTGCCTGAAGACCTTCCGACCAACCAGGGTTACGCGGCCGCGAATCGACACTTCCCGCTCGGCCGGATGTTGCCCGAATTCGTATTGATCGAAGCCGATCACGATATGCGCAACCCGTCCGATTTTCTGATATTGGAGCGACTGGCCAAGGGTGTGCTCGCGGTTCCGGGCGTCTCCAGGGTGCAATCAGTCACCCGGCCCTCGGGAACCGCGATGGCCCATACGACGATTCCGTTCAGGTTCGGCGTCATGAACGCGAGCCAGCTGGTCAACATGGAATATCAAAAAGCTCGCATGAACGACATGCTCACGCAGGCCGATGAGCTGAACAAAACGATCGGGATCACGACCACGCTGTATCACCTGATTCTGCAGCTCAACGCCGTTACCCACGACCTGGCCGGCAAAACGCATGACGTTCAGACCATCACCGGCGAACTACGGGATCAGATATCGAACTTCGAGGATTTCCTGAGGCCGATCCGCAGCTACTTCTACTGGGAAAAACACTGCTATGACATTCCCGTGTGCTTCGCGATCAGGTCGCTTTTCGATTCGTTCGACGGTATCGACGAGATCAACGACAAGCTGGGCGAACTGGTGGTGAACATCGACAAGATCGATGTGCTGATGCCGAAACTGGCCGCCGAGCTTCCGATTCAGATCGAAACCATGAGAAGCATGCGCACCATGATGCTGACCATGCATTCGACCATGAGCGGGGTCATCGGCCAGGCGGACTCTCAGGGCAATATCTCGACCGAGATGGGCGAGGCTTTCGACGCGGCCAAAAACGACGACACGTTCTACCTCCCGCCGGAGGTTTTCGGGAACCCCACCTTCCAGCGCGTCATGGGACTGTTCATGTCACCGGATGGAAAAGCAGCACGCATGACCATTTCGGACCGGGGCGATCCCGCAACTCCCGAAGGCATCGCGCGCGTCCAAGCGATTAAGACCGCGGCCGAGGAGGCCCTGAAGTCGACCCCGCTGGAGAACACCAGCATTTACGTCGGCGGCGTCTCTGCGACGTACAAAGACCTGCATGACGGTTCTCGATACGACCTGATGATCGCCGGAATTGCTTCGCTCTGCCTGATTTTCGCGATCATGCTGATGATCACGCGGAGTTTCGTGGCTGCGATGGTGATCGTGGGTACCGTGGTGACTTCGCTGGGGGCGTCCATCGGATTGTCCGTGCTGCTCTGGCAGCACATTATCGGGCTCGGGTTGGAATGGCTCGTGTTGCCGATGTCGGTCATCATTCTGTTGGCGGTCGGGTCCGATTACAACCTGTTGCTCGTCTCGCGAATGAAAGAAGAAGTCGGCGCCGGTATCAACACCGGCATTATTCGGGCGATGGGCGGTACCGGAAAGGTCGTCACGGCCGCGGGCCTGGTATTCGCCGTCACGATGGCCTCCATGGTGGTCAGCGACCTGACGGTGATCGGCCAAATCGGGACCACGATCGGTTTGGGTCTACTGTTCGACACCCTGATCGTGCGCGCGTTCATGACGCCATCGATTGCCGCGCTGCTGCGACGCTGGTTCTGGTGGCCGTTGAAGGTGCGGCCGCGACCGGCCAGTTACCTGCTTCGGTCCGAGGGACCCCGCCCGATGGTGCGTGCACTGCTCGGCACGCGGGCGCCCGACTAA